Proteins encoded by one window of Micromonospora coxensis:
- a CDS encoding glutathione peroxidase yields the protein MTVFDIEIDALAGGPAHLDAYRGKALLVVNVASRCGLTPQYAGLEQLHREYADRGLVVLGVPCNQFAGQEPGTADEIGEFCQVNYGVTFPLTEKVDVNGPARHPLYAALVDTPDAEGHTGDVRWNFEKFLVAPDGTVAARFAPTVTPDSPELRAAVEKVLPA from the coding sequence ATGACCGTCTTCGACATCGAGATCGACGCGCTGGCCGGCGGCCCGGCACACCTGGACGCGTACCGCGGCAAGGCCCTGCTGGTGGTGAACGTGGCGTCGCGTTGCGGGCTCACCCCGCAGTACGCCGGCCTGGAGCAACTGCACCGCGAGTACGCCGACCGGGGCCTGGTGGTACTCGGGGTGCCGTGCAACCAGTTCGCCGGGCAGGAGCCGGGGACGGCCGACGAGATCGGCGAGTTCTGCCAGGTCAACTACGGCGTCACGTTCCCGCTGACGGAGAAGGTCGACGTCAACGGCCCGGCCCGGCACCCGCTCTACGCGGCTCTCGTCGACACCCCGGACGCCGAGGGACACACCGGCGACGTGCGCTGGAACTTCGAGAAGTTCCTGGTGGCCCCGGACGGCACGGTGGCCGCCCGGTTCGCCCCGACGGTCACCCCGGACTCCCCCGAGCTGCGCGCCGCCGTCGAGAAGGTCCTGCCGGCCTGA
- a CDS encoding glycoside hydrolase family 44 protein: MRGKLVRPTTALLPVALAVTLGGLALPQPAHAAAGPALAVDTTAGRHAISPYVYGMNFADEALARDIRLPIHRYGGNHTTRYNFRHDITNRASDWYFENLPNENADPASLPKGSETDRFVTQDRATGAETIMTVPMLGWVAKDRTRSCSFSVARYGPQQSTDPWWPDCGNGKKPDGTPITTNDPKDTSVAVGPEYATDFVDHLTSQFGSAANGGVEFYNLDNEPDLWHSTHRDVRRQGLGYDELRDRTYAYAAAIKAADPGAKTLGPVGWGLNSIHFSGLDQDTCSRTGCWGNPPDRAAHGGKELGPWYLEQMRAYEQQHGTRILDYFDIHIYPQQAGVHHKEAGDAATQERRLRSTRQLWDPTYVDESWINKPVRMIPRMRELVDQHYPGTKIAMTEYSWGAYGHLNGALTQADILGIFGREGLDMANLWTAPEGDEPVAHAFRIYRNYDGKGGAFGDTSVKATSADQGKLAIYAAERSSDKALTMVVVNKTGDELTSPVALTGASAGTAQVYRYSGANLAGIVRQADQAVGAGGFTATFPANSITHIVLPRGDGNGGDTQAPTAPGKPVAGAVTSGSVALSWAPSTDDVGVTGYDVHRVEGAGTVKLGSATGTSFTATGLTADTSYTFVVTARDAAGNVSAASPGLTVKTAPSTTPTAGCTVRYAANTWPGGFTANVTVTNSGTTPIDGWKLAFDFPTTGQKLGQGWSATWKQEGATVTAQSMSWNAKLAPGASTGIGFNGSWTGSNPAPTGFTLNGSTCALG; encoded by the coding sequence GTGAGAGGAAAGCTCGTGCGTCCCACCACAGCACTGCTGCCGGTCGCCCTGGCCGTCACCCTCGGCGGCCTCGCCCTGCCGCAACCCGCCCACGCCGCGGCCGGTCCGGCGCTGGCCGTCGACACCACCGCCGGCCGGCACGCGATCAGCCCGTACGTCTACGGCATGAACTTCGCCGACGAGGCGCTGGCCCGCGACATCCGGCTGCCGATCCACCGCTACGGCGGCAACCACACCACCCGCTACAACTTCCGGCACGACATCACCAACCGCGCGTCCGACTGGTACTTCGAGAACCTGCCGAACGAGAACGCGGACCCGGCGAGCCTGCCGAAGGGCTCGGAGACGGACAGGTTCGTCACGCAGGACAGGGCGACCGGGGCCGAGACCATCATGACCGTGCCGATGCTCGGCTGGGTCGCCAAGGACCGCACCCGGTCGTGCTCCTTCAGCGTGGCCAGGTACGGCCCGCAGCAGTCGACCGATCCGTGGTGGCCGGACTGCGGCAACGGCAAGAAGCCCGACGGCACGCCGATCACCACCAACGACCCGAAGGACACCAGCGTCGCGGTCGGCCCGGAGTACGCCACCGACTTCGTCGACCACCTCACGAGCCAGTTCGGTAGCGCGGCGAACGGCGGGGTCGAGTTCTACAACCTCGACAACGAGCCCGACCTGTGGCACTCCACCCACCGCGACGTGCGCCGGCAGGGGCTCGGCTACGACGAGCTGCGTGACCGCACCTACGCGTACGCCGCCGCGATCAAGGCGGCCGACCCGGGCGCGAAGACCCTCGGGCCGGTGGGCTGGGGCCTGAACTCGATCCACTTCTCCGGCCTCGACCAGGACACCTGCAGCCGCACCGGCTGCTGGGGCAACCCGCCGGACCGGGCCGCGCACGGCGGCAAGGAGCTGGGGCCGTGGTACCTGGAGCAGATGCGCGCCTACGAGCAGCAGCACGGCACGCGGATCCTGGACTACTTCGACATCCACATCTACCCGCAGCAGGCCGGCGTGCACCACAAGGAGGCCGGTGACGCGGCCACCCAGGAGCGGCGGCTGCGCTCCACCCGGCAACTGTGGGACCCGACCTACGTGGACGAGAGCTGGATCAACAAGCCGGTCCGGATGATCCCCCGGATGCGGGAACTCGTCGACCAGCACTACCCGGGTACGAAGATCGCGATGACCGAGTACAGCTGGGGCGCGTACGGGCACCTCAACGGGGCGCTCACCCAGGCGGACATCCTCGGCATCTTCGGCCGCGAGGGTCTGGACATGGCCAACCTGTGGACCGCGCCGGAGGGCGACGAGCCGGTGGCGCACGCCTTCCGGATCTACCGGAACTACGACGGAAAGGGCGGCGCGTTCGGGGATACCTCGGTCAAGGCCACCAGCGCCGACCAGGGCAAGCTGGCGATCTACGCGGCCGAGCGCAGCAGTGACAAGGCGCTCACCATGGTCGTGGTGAACAAGACCGGCGACGAGCTGACCAGCCCGGTCGCGCTCACCGGCGCCTCCGCCGGCACCGCCCAGGTCTACCGCTACAGCGGCGCGAACCTCGCCGGCATCGTCCGGCAGGCCGACCAGGCGGTCGGCGCGGGTGGCTTCACCGCCACCTTCCCGGCCAACTCGATCACCCACATCGTGCTGCCGCGCGGTGACGGCAACGGTGGCGACACCCAGGCCCCGACCGCCCCCGGCAAGCCGGTCGCCGGCGCGGTCACCAGCGGCAGCGTCGCGTTGAGCTGGGCGCCGTCGACCGACGACGTGGGCGTCACCGGGTACGACGTGCACCGCGTCGAGGGCGCCGGCACGGTGAAGCTGGGCAGCGCCACCGGCACCTCGTTCACCGCGACCGGTTTGACGGCCGACACGTCGTACACCTTCGTGGTGACCGCGCGGGACGCGGCGGGCAACGTCTCGGCGGCCTCGCCGGGGCTGACCGTGAAGACCGCGCCGTCGACCACCCCGACCGCCGGCTGCACGGTGAGGTACGCGGCGAACACCTGGCCGGGTGGGTTCACCGCGAACGTCACCGTCACCAACTCCGGGACCACCCCGATCGACGGGTGGAAGCTGGCCTTCGACTTCCCGACCACCGGGCAGAAGCTCGGCCAGGGCTGGTCGGCGACCTGGAAGCAGGAAGGGGCCACGGTGACCGCGCAGAGCATGAGCTGGAACGCGAAGCTCGCGCCGGGCGCGTCCACCGGGATCGGCTTCAACGGGTCGTGGACCGGGTCGAACCCGGCGCCGACCGGCTTCACCCTGAACGGATCGACGTGCGCGCTCGGCTGA
- a CDS encoding SGNH/GDSL hydrolase family protein codes for MRRSRLVTFALSMAASLGATLVLAVPAQASPADHYVALGDSYASGVGAGSYTAESGSCQRSTKAYPALYQANIRPASYRSVACSGARTTDVTNNQLSALSSTTTLVSVTVGGNDVGFANIMTTCVLYGETQCVAAVQAAQDKARAQLPGLLSTVYKGIRAKAPSARVVVVGYPVFYQLGTFCVGLTATSRAKINEGINLVDDITRSAAQAAGFTFADVRSIFVGHQLCSYGEKWLHALNYANIGISYHPTAAGQSGGYYPVFRSAAG; via the coding sequence GTGCGGAGATCCCGTCTCGTAACCTTCGCCCTGAGCATGGCCGCCTCCCTCGGCGCCACGCTCGTCCTCGCGGTGCCCGCCCAGGCGTCGCCGGCCGACCACTACGTCGCCCTCGGCGACTCGTACGCCTCCGGCGTCGGCGCCGGCAGCTACACCGCCGAGAGCGGTTCCTGTCAGCGCAGCACCAAGGCGTATCCGGCGCTCTACCAGGCCAACATCAGGCCCGCGTCGTACCGCTCGGTGGCCTGCTCCGGGGCCCGGACCACGGACGTGACCAACAACCAGCTCTCCGCGCTCTCCTCGACCACCACCCTGGTCAGCGTCACGGTCGGCGGCAACGACGTCGGCTTCGCCAACATCATGACCACCTGCGTGCTCTACGGGGAGACGCAGTGCGTGGCCGCCGTCCAGGCCGCCCAGGACAAGGCCCGCGCCCAACTGCCCGGCCTGCTCTCCACCGTCTACAAGGGCATCCGGGCCAAGGCGCCCAGCGCCCGGGTGGTCGTGGTCGGCTACCCGGTCTTCTACCAGCTCGGCACCTTCTGCGTCGGGCTGACCGCCACCTCCCGGGCGAAGATCAACGAGGGCATCAACCTGGTCGACGACATCACCCGCAGCGCCGCCCAGGCCGCCGGCTTCACGTTCGCCGACGTCCGGTCGATCTTCGTCGGGCACCAGTTGTGCAGCTACGGCGAGAAGTGGCTGCACGCGTTGAACTACGCCAACATCGGCATCTCGTACCACCCGACGGCGGCCGGCCAGTCGGGCGGCTACTACCCGGTCTTCCGCTCCGCCGCCGGCTGA
- a CDS encoding NADPH-dependent F420 reductase: MTTVGLIGSGNIGGTVARLAVAAGHDVVLSNSRGPETLEDLVEELGPRARAATPAEAAAAGDLVVVTIPLRAYREVPVAPLAGKTVLDTNNYYPAERDGRFPELDDESTTTSELLQRHLPESRVVKVFNNIYFAHLLTLARPAGAADRSALPIAGDDTAAKAEVTAFLDSIGYDAVDAGPLAEGWRFQRDTAAYGLVYAADPADVWGQAAPADADTVRAALAAARRYADS, encoded by the coding sequence ATGACGACTGTGGGACTGATCGGCAGTGGCAACATCGGTGGCACCGTGGCCCGGCTCGCGGTGGCCGCCGGTCACGACGTGGTGCTCAGCAACTCGCGCGGACCGGAGACGCTCGAGGACCTGGTGGAGGAACTCGGCCCCCGGGCCCGGGCGGCCACCCCGGCCGAGGCGGCGGCCGCCGGTGACCTGGTCGTGGTCACCATTCCGCTGCGGGCCTACCGCGAGGTGCCGGTCGCGCCGCTCGCCGGCAAGACGGTGCTCGACACCAACAACTACTACCCCGCCGAACGGGACGGGCGCTTCCCCGAACTGGACGACGAATCCACCACCACCAGCGAACTGCTCCAGCGGCACCTGCCGGAGTCCCGGGTGGTCAAGGTCTTCAACAACATCTACTTCGCGCACCTGCTGACCCTGGCCCGCCCGGCCGGCGCGGCCGACCGCAGCGCCCTGCCGATCGCCGGGGACGACACCGCCGCCAAGGCCGAGGTGACCGCGTTCCTCGACTCCATCGGGTACGACGCGGTCGACGCCGGGCCGCTCGCCGAGGGCTGGCGGTTCCAGCGGGACACCGCCGCGTACGGGCTCGTCTACGCGGCCGACCCGGCGGACGTCTGGGGACAGGCCGCCCCGGCCGACGCGGACACGGTGCGCGCCGCCCTGGCCGCCGCCCGCCGCTACGCCGACAGCTGA
- a CDS encoding GNAT family N-acetyltransferase → MFALPLTDTAELRPLSPWHAEEFLANLDRCREHISPWVGASFVATDLDSARNVLQRYADRWARDGGGIWGIWDGGVLVGGVLFVSFDVAQGVCEAGCWLEPAAEGQGLVTRAASRIIDWAIRERGIARVEWHTNPANARSIAVARRLGMSHDGTLRQHYPGPSGRVDSAIWSVLASEWRAPA, encoded by the coding sequence ATGTTCGCCCTGCCGTTGACCGACACCGCCGAGCTGCGGCCGCTCTCGCCGTGGCACGCGGAGGAGTTCCTGGCCAACCTGGACCGCTGCCGGGAGCACATCTCGCCCTGGGTCGGCGCGTCCTTCGTGGCCACCGACCTCGACTCGGCCCGCAACGTGCTCCAGCGCTACGCCGACCGGTGGGCGCGCGACGGCGGCGGCATCTGGGGGATCTGGGACGGCGGCGTGCTCGTCGGCGGCGTGCTGTTCGTCTCGTTCGACGTGGCGCAGGGCGTCTGCGAGGCCGGCTGCTGGCTGGAGCCGGCCGCCGAGGGGCAGGGGCTGGTCACCCGCGCCGCGAGCCGGATCATCGACTGGGCGATCCGGGAGCGCGGCATCGCGCGGGTCGAGTGGCACACCAACCCGGCGAACGCGCGCAGCATCGCGGTGGCCCGGCGGCTGGGCATGAGCCACGACGGGACGCTGCGGCAGCACTACCCGGGCCCGTCCGGGCGGGTCGACTCGGCGATCTGGTCGGTGCTCGCCTCGGAGTGGCGCGCCCCCGCCTGA
- a CDS encoding GNAT family N-acetyltransferase, whose product MITVRRAGGADAAEIVRLRGVMLASMSGTAPSPGPWQEAARQVLRDHLDAADATMAVFVVDAPERPGVLAACATGTVEQRLGGPANPDGRVGYVFNVVTDPGHRRRGYSRACLTALLDWYRDRGVRKIDLRASAEGEPLYRSLGFADVSGPTLRLSLPPS is encoded by the coding sequence ATGATCACGGTACGGCGGGCCGGGGGCGCGGACGCGGCGGAGATCGTCCGGCTGCGCGGGGTGATGCTCGCGTCGATGAGCGGTACGGCGCCGTCGCCCGGGCCCTGGCAGGAGGCGGCCCGGCAGGTGCTGCGCGACCACCTCGACGCCGCCGACGCGACGATGGCCGTGTTCGTGGTCGACGCGCCGGAGCGGCCCGGCGTCCTCGCCGCCTGCGCCACCGGCACCGTGGAGCAGCGCCTGGGTGGACCGGCCAACCCCGACGGCCGGGTCGGGTACGTCTTCAACGTCGTCACCGACCCCGGGCACCGGCGGCGCGGCTATTCCCGGGCCTGCCTGACGGCGCTGCTCGACTGGTACCGCGACCGGGGCGTACGCAAGATCGACCTGCGGGCGTCGGCGGAGGGCGAGCCGCTCTACCGCTCGCTCGGCTTCGCCGACGTCTCCGGCCCCACCCTGCGGCTGAGCCTGCCGCCGTCCTGA
- a CDS encoding DUF2203 domain-containing protein, with protein MFTLAQARHLVATLRPRVDELIRLRADLAELRADLAAHGVSVLGGVAEVKALEARLHAVLEELNSHDIQVKGIAPVLLDFPGERDGRPVLWCWLEGDTDVRWYHRVECGFAGRRPV; from the coding sequence GTGTTCACTCTCGCCCAGGCGCGCCATCTGGTGGCCACTCTGCGTCCCCGCGTCGACGAGCTGATCCGGCTCCGCGCCGACCTGGCCGAACTCCGCGCCGACCTGGCCGCCCACGGCGTCTCGGTGCTCGGCGGGGTGGCCGAGGTGAAGGCCCTGGAGGCCCGGCTGCACGCCGTGCTGGAGGAGTTGAACTCGCACGACATCCAGGTCAAGGGCATCGCCCCGGTGCTGCTGGACTTCCCCGGCGAGCGGGACGGCCGACCGGTGCTCTGGTGCTGGCTGGAGGGGGACACCGACGTGCGCTGGTACCACCGGGTGGAGTGCGGCTTCGCCGGCCGCCGCCCGGTCTGA
- a CDS encoding sugar O-acetyltransferase — protein sequence MARLGESEHRASMGALPVGRHPVSGRPCHDRLVRNERRLRTRTPESRAFAQRVQLVMSLTARLNALPFDDLDARRTVLTEIFGGPVPDSLSILPPFHCDYGLGASFGERVFINQGCFFLDYGGISIGDRVMIGPRVTLSTAGHPVELDERYDFVTHAPIRVEDDVWIGAAATITPGVTIGRGSVVGAGAVVAKDVPPLSVVTATSAVERRRLKPASTGT from the coding sequence ATGGCGCGCCTGGGCGAGAGTGAACACCGGGCCAGTATGGGGGCCCTGCCGGTGGGGCGTCACCCGGTCTCCGGCCGGCCGTGCCACGATCGCCTCGTGCGCAACGAGCGACGCCTACGAACCCGGACGCCCGAGTCCCGTGCCTTCGCGCAGCGCGTACAGCTCGTCATGAGCCTGACCGCGCGCCTCAACGCGCTGCCGTTCGACGACCTCGACGCGCGCCGGACGGTGCTCACCGAGATCTTCGGTGGACCCGTCCCCGACTCGCTGTCCATCCTGCCGCCGTTCCACTGCGACTACGGGCTCGGCGCGTCGTTCGGGGAGCGGGTGTTCATCAACCAGGGCTGCTTCTTCCTCGACTACGGGGGCATCAGCATCGGCGACCGGGTCATGATCGGCCCTCGGGTGACCCTGAGCACGGCCGGACACCCCGTCGAGCTCGACGAGCGCTACGACTTCGTCACGCACGCGCCCATCCGCGTCGAGGACGACGTGTGGATCGGCGCCGCCGCCACGATCACCCCCGGAGTGACGATCGGTCGGGGCTCGGTCGTCGGCGCGGGCGCCGTCGTCGCGAAGGACGTGCCGCCGCTGAGTGTGGTGACGGCGACGAGCGCCGTCGAACGCAGGCGTCTGAAGCCGGCGTCCACCGGAACCTGA
- the proC gene encoding pyrroline-5-carboxylate reductase: protein MAPARHTVAVIGAGKIGELMLSGLLRSGWPVERLLATARRPARAEELTARYGVRVVDNLTAVEEAAVLAISVKPQDAGVLLDEIGPKVPADKLVISLCAGLPTTFFARRLPEGTPVVRVMTNTPALVDQAMSAISAGAHATGEHLALAEEMFSPLGSTVRVPESQQDAVTALSGSGPAYFYLLVEAMIDAGILLGLPRQVAHELIVQTAIGSAVMLRDSGEHPVKLREAVTSPAGTTISAVRELEKHGVRAALLAALEAARDRARELAAQAD from the coding sequence ATGGCACCCGCCCGGCACACGGTCGCGGTGATCGGCGCCGGCAAGATCGGCGAGCTGATGCTCTCCGGGCTGCTGCGCTCCGGCTGGCCGGTGGAGCGGCTGCTGGCCACCGCCCGCCGCCCGGCCCGCGCCGAGGAACTGACCGCCCGCTACGGCGTACGGGTGGTGGACAACCTCACCGCGGTCGAGGAGGCGGCGGTGCTGGCGATCTCGGTGAAGCCGCAGGACGCGGGCGTGCTGCTGGACGAGATCGGCCCGAAGGTGCCGGCCGACAAGCTGGTCATCTCGCTCTGCGCCGGCCTGCCCACCACCTTCTTCGCCCGCCGGCTGCCCGAGGGCACCCCGGTGGTGCGGGTGATGACCAACACCCCGGCCCTGGTCGACCAGGCGATGAGCGCGATCTCGGCGGGCGCGCACGCCACCGGCGAGCACCTCGCCCTCGCCGAGGAGATGTTCTCACCGCTCGGGTCCACCGTCCGGGTGCCCGAGTCCCAGCAGGACGCGGTGACCGCGCTCTCCGGCTCCGGTCCGGCGTACTTCTACCTGCTGGTCGAGGCCATGATCGACGCCGGCATCCTGCTCGGCCTGCCCCGGCAGGTGGCGCACGAGCTGATCGTGCAGACCGCGATCGGCTCGGCGGTGATGCTGCGCGACTCCGGCGAGCACCCGGTCAAGCTGCGCGAGGCGGTCACCTCGCCCGCCGGCACCACCATCTCCGCCGTGCGCGAGCTGGAGAAGCACGGCGTACGGGCGGCGCTGCTGGCCGCGCTGGAGGCCGCCCGGGACCGGGCCCGCGAACTGGCCGCCCAGGCCGACTGA
- a CDS encoding 6-phosphofructokinase codes for MRIGVLTGGGDCPGLNAVIRAVVRKGVASYGHEFVGFQDGWKGPLEGLSKPLGIAEVRGILPRGGTILGSSRTNPFKIENGVERIKENLAAQGVDALIAIGGEDTLGVATKLHELGVNVIGVPKTIDNDLGATDYTFGFDTAVNIAMEAIDRLHTTAESHHRTLVVEVMGRHAGWIALHAGLAGGANVILLPERQFDVEQVAGYVEKRFQHQYAPIVVVAEGAQPLDGQMVLHNQELDAFGHVRLGGIGQWLAEQLEAKTGKEARTVVLGHIQRGGTPTAFDRVLATRLGLQAIDAAHEGDWGKMVAMQSTDIVRVPLAEATRELKTVPLERYAEAEVFFGS; via the coding sequence ATGCGTATCGGCGTGCTCACCGGCGGCGGCGACTGCCCAGGTCTCAACGCGGTCATTCGGGCGGTGGTCCGCAAGGGCGTCGCCAGCTACGGTCACGAGTTCGTGGGCTTCCAGGACGGTTGGAAGGGTCCGCTGGAGGGCCTGTCCAAGCCGCTGGGCATCGCGGAGGTCCGCGGCATCCTGCCGCGCGGCGGCACCATCCTCGGCTCGTCCCGCACCAACCCGTTCAAGATCGAGAACGGCGTGGAGCGGATCAAGGAGAACCTCGCCGCGCAGGGCGTGGACGCCCTGATCGCGATCGGCGGCGAGGACACCCTCGGTGTCGCCACCAAGCTGCACGAGCTCGGCGTCAACGTCATCGGCGTGCCGAAGACGATCGACAACGACCTCGGCGCCACCGACTACACCTTCGGCTTCGACACCGCCGTCAACATCGCGATGGAGGCGATCGACCGGCTGCACACCACCGCCGAGAGCCACCACCGCACCCTGGTGGTCGAGGTGATGGGCCGGCACGCCGGCTGGATCGCCCTGCACGCCGGCCTGGCCGGTGGCGCCAACGTGATCCTGCTGCCGGAGCGGCAGTTCGACGTCGAGCAGGTCGCCGGCTACGTCGAGAAGCGCTTCCAGCACCAGTACGCCCCGATCGTGGTGGTCGCCGAGGGCGCGCAGCCGCTGGATGGCCAGATGGTGCTGCACAACCAGGAGCTGGACGCGTTCGGCCACGTCCGCCTCGGCGGCATCGGCCAGTGGCTCGCCGAGCAGCTGGAGGCCAAGACCGGCAAGGAGGCCCGCACCGTCGTGCTCGGCCACATCCAGCGCGGCGGCACCCCGACCGCGTTCGACCGGGTGCTCGCCACCCGGCTGGGCCTGCAGGCCATCGACGCCGCCCACGAGGGCGACTGGGGCAAGATGGTCGCGATGCAGAGCACGGACATCGTCCGGGTCCCGCTGGCCGAGGCCACCCGCGAGCTGAAGACCGTGCCGCTGGAGCGGTACGCCGAGGCCGAGGTCTTCTTCGGCAGCTGA
- a CDS encoding pyridoxamine 5'-phosphate oxidase family protein encodes MTGAPTDTADARRRVTELIRDARIGMLTTIGVDGRLVSRPMALQEAEFDGDLWFFAYADSAKVRQIRVNPEVDVAFSDPKHHSWVSVSGTAQEAYDRAKAEQLWNPTLKAWFPDGLDTPGLTLIKVHASSAEYWDSPGGTVVNLLGFAKAAVTGRPPKAGENHEVSY; translated from the coding sequence ATGACCGGGGCACCGACCGACACCGCCGACGCCCGCCGTCGGGTGACCGAGCTGATCCGCGACGCCCGGATCGGCATGCTGACCACGATCGGGGTGGACGGCCGGCTGGTGAGCCGCCCGATGGCGCTGCAGGAGGCCGAGTTCGACGGCGACCTGTGGTTCTTCGCCTACGCCGACTCGGCCAAGGTGCGTCAGATCCGGGTCAACCCGGAGGTCGACGTCGCCTTCTCCGACCCGAAGCACCACTCGTGGGTGTCCGTCTCCGGCACCGCCCAGGAGGCGTACGACCGGGCGAAGGCCGAGCAGCTGTGGAACCCGACGCTCAAGGCGTGGTTCCCCGACGGGCTGGACACGCCCGGCCTGACCCTGATCAAGGTGCACGCCAGCTCGGCGGAGTACTGGGACTCCCCGGGCGGCACGGTGGTCAACCTGCTGGGCTTCGCCAAGGCGGCGGTGACCGGCCGGCCGCCGAAGGCGGGGGAGAACCACGAGGTCAGCTACTGA
- a CDS encoding polyadenylate-specific 3'-exoribonuclease AS: MAYRYFYDCEFIEDGRIVDLVSIGVVDEYGREFYAVSTEFDDSRAVPWVRRNVLDKLPSPADRAWRSRERIRDELYDFLMEPIRDRPGEQLELWAWYAAYDHVVLAQLWGAMPALPREIPRFTKDLRQLWDDRGRPRLPDADADRHDALVDARHNLARWRAMTG, from the coding sequence ATGGCCTACCGCTACTTCTACGACTGCGAATTCATCGAGGACGGCCGGATCGTCGACCTCGTCTCGATCGGTGTCGTCGACGAGTACGGCCGCGAGTTCTACGCGGTCTCCACCGAGTTCGACGACTCCCGCGCCGTGCCCTGGGTGCGCCGCAACGTGCTGGACAAGCTCCCGTCCCCGGCCGACCGGGCCTGGCGTTCCCGGGAGCGGATCCGCGACGAGCTGTACGACTTCCTGATGGAGCCGATCCGCGACCGCCCGGGCGAGCAGCTCGAACTCTGGGCCTGGTACGCCGCGTACGACCACGTGGTGCTGGCCCAGCTCTGGGGGGCGATGCCGGCGCTGCCCCGGGAGATCCCCCGGTTCACCAAGGACCTGCGCCAGCTCTGGGACGACCGGGGCCGGCCGAGGCTGCCCGACGCCGACGCCGACCGGCACGACGCCCTGGTCGACGCCCGGCACAACCTGGCCCGCTGGCGGGCGATGACGGGCTGA
- a CDS encoding Crp/Fnr family transcriptional regulator, whose product MEMRLPEPGDALTGVEMFAGLEPEVRQRVIAAAVPRTYRKGQLLFVENDPGESLIVLRRGAVAVFRTAPTGERAVLSVIRPPDVLGEVSLLDASTRSASAEAIEDCAALALSRPAFMELVHSNPRILDAVMRSLGGLIRRLTEQNADHVFLDLPGRVAKTLVRLAGESQAPMITIELNQSQLAEMAGGSRQSVNQAIGSFANRGWLRTEGRRIVVTDVSALRRRAGMAER is encoded by the coding sequence GTGGAGATGCGCCTGCCGGAGCCGGGTGACGCCCTCACGGGCGTGGAGATGTTCGCCGGGCTCGAACCGGAGGTACGCCAGCGGGTCATCGCCGCGGCGGTGCCGCGCACCTACCGCAAGGGCCAGCTGCTCTTCGTGGAGAACGACCCGGGCGAGTCGCTGATCGTGCTGCGCCGTGGGGCGGTGGCGGTCTTCCGCACCGCGCCGACCGGCGAGCGGGCGGTGCTGTCGGTCATCCGACCGCCGGACGTGCTCGGCGAGGTCTCCCTGCTGGACGCCTCGACCCGCTCGGCCTCCGCCGAGGCGATCGAGGACTGCGCGGCGCTCGCCCTGTCCCGGCCCGCCTTCATGGAGCTGGTGCACTCCAACCCGCGCATCCTCGACGCGGTGATGCGGTCGCTGGGCGGGCTGATCCGCCGGCTCACCGAGCAGAACGCCGACCACGTCTTCCTGGACCTGCCCGGCCGGGTGGCCAAGACCCTGGTCCGCCTCGCCGGCGAGAGCCAGGCCCCGATGATCACCATTGAGCTGAACCAGAGCCAGCTGGCCGAGATGGCCGGCGGCTCCCGGCAGAGCGTCAACCAGGCGATCGGCTCCTTCGCCAACCGGGGCTGGCTGCGCACCGAGGGCCGGCGGATCGTGGTCACCGACGTCTCGGCGCTACGGCGCCGCGCGGGGATGGCCGAGCGCTGA